One genomic segment of Desulfomicrobium sp. ZS1 includes these proteins:
- a CDS encoding ATP-binding cassette domain-containing protein, with protein MALISASNISLSFSGPLLLDNISLQIHAGERICLLGRNGEGKSTLMRILSRELSPDSGEVGLSKGLTTASLPQEVPADLTGTVYDVVASGAGEAGLCLAALRHEGHDEACVDPALLARAHRMLDEQAGWSLTRKIDTVITHLGLDPDAQFASLSGGVKRKTLLARALSGEPDILFLDEPTNHLDVDSIRWLEEFLIKQPRTLFFITHDRMFLRHVANRILELDRGVLVDWACDYDTFLQRKEDVLATEETLWRKFDQKLKEEEIWIRKGIKARRTRNEGRVRALQAMRAERNQRRERTGTVSMQIQEGRKTGGLVLEVTDISYSWGSEPVIRNFSANIMRGDKVGIVGPNGVGKTTLLKLLLGDLTPQSGKVRQGTHLEVAYSDQMRSLLDETKTAREIVGEGADYIDVNENRRHVIGYLKDFLFTPDRAQTPVGLLSGGERNRLLLAKLFTRPCNVLVLDEPTNDLDQETLELLEELIGDFPGTVLVVSHDREFLNNTVTSCLVFEGEGRVVEYAGGYDDWLSQRPETAEPEPLPAKAQKSKSIKTRKLTYKENLELDGLPGRIEQLEADIAAVQEQMNDPEFYTNDHTVVAAAAVRLEVLEAELDSLLTRWDELEELRRLCEA; from the coding sequence ATGGCACTCATCAGCGCAAGCAATATCTCCCTCTCATTTTCCGGTCCGCTCCTGCTGGACAACATCAGTCTGCAGATTCATGCGGGCGAACGCATCTGCCTGCTTGGCCGCAACGGCGAGGGCAAGTCCACGCTCATGCGCATCCTGTCCCGCGAACTTTCCCCTGATTCGGGCGAGGTCGGCCTCAGCAAGGGACTGACCACGGCATCCCTGCCGCAGGAGGTCCCGGCGGATCTGACTGGCACGGTCTATGACGTGGTGGCTTCCGGAGCCGGCGAGGCCGGGCTTTGCCTGGCGGCTCTGCGGCACGAGGGGCACGACGAGGCCTGCGTCGACCCGGCGCTGCTGGCGCGGGCCCACCGCATGCTCGACGAGCAGGCCGGCTGGAGCCTGACCCGCAAGATCGACACGGTCATCACCCATTTGGGGCTGGACCCGGACGCGCAGTTCGCCTCCCTGTCCGGCGGCGTGAAGCGCAAGACTCTCCTGGCCAGGGCGCTGTCCGGGGAACCGGATATCCTTTTTCTGGACGAACCGACCAACCATCTGGACGTGGACTCCATCCGCTGGCTCGAAGAATTTTTGATTAAGCAGCCCCGGACTCTGTTCTTTATCACCCATGACCGCATGTTCCTGCGTCATGTCGCCAACCGCATCCTTGAATTGGACCGGGGCGTGTTGGTGGACTGGGCCTGCGATTACGACACCTTCCTGCAGCGCAAGGAGGACGTGCTGGCCACGGAGGAGACCCTGTGGCGCAAGTTCGACCAGAAGCTCAAAGAAGAGGAGATCTGGATCAGGAAGGGCATCAAAGCCCGCCGCACGCGCAACGAGGGGCGCGTGCGCGCGCTGCAGGCCATGCGCGCCGAGCGCAATCAGCGGCGTGAGCGAACCGGCACGGTGTCCATGCAGATTCAGGAGGGACGCAAGACCGGGGGGCTGGTTCTGGAGGTCACGGACATCTCCTATTCCTGGGGAAGTGAGCCGGTCATTCGCAATTTTTCGGCCAACATCATGCGCGGCGACAAGGTCGGCATCGTCGGTCCCAACGGCGTGGGCAAGACCACGCTCCTGAAGCTGCTCCTCGGCGATCTCACCCCCCAGAGCGGCAAGGTCCGGCAGGGCACGCATCTGGAGGTCGCCTATTCGGACCAGATGCGATCCCTGCTTGATGAGACCAAGACCGCTCGCGAAATTGTCGGCGAAGGCGCGGACTACATCGACGTGAACGAGAACCGCCGCCACGTTATCGGTTACTTGAAGGATTTTCTCTTCACTCCGGACCGGGCTCAGACCCCGGTGGGGCTCTTGTCCGGCGGGGAGCGCAACCGCCTGCTGCTGGCCAAGCTTTTCACCCGGCCCTGCAACGTGCTTGTTCTTGACGAACCGACCAACGATCTCGACCAGGAGACCCTTGAGCTTCTGGAAGAGCTTATCGGCGATTTTCCGGGCACCGTACTCGTGGTCAGCCACGACCGGGAATTTCTGAACAATACGGTCACGTCCTGTTTGGTCTTCGAGGGCGAGGGGCGGGTGGTCGAGTATGCCGGCGGCTATGATGACTGGCTCTCGCAGCGGCCCGAGACCGCGGAGCCCGAACCGCTTCCGGCCAAGGCGCAAAAGTCCAAGTCTATAAAGACGCGCAAGCTGACCTACAAGGAAAATCTGGAACTGGACGGCCTGCCCGGGCGCATCGAGCAGCTTGAGGCGGACATCGCGGCCGTGCAGGAACAGATGAATGACCCCGAATTTTACACCAACGATCACACTGTCGTCGCTGCTGCGGCCGTTCGGCTTGAGGTCCTGGAAGCCGAGCTGGACTCCCTCCTGACCCGCTGGGACGAGCTCGAAGAGCTGCGCAGGCTTTGCGAAGCGTAG
- a CDS encoding AI-2E family transporter, translated as MILDKTPYSFDRVVRMALAAGLLWGVITTLGYLSDVLIPFAVALLLAYIMNPMVHRTQGYVKSRGVAIGLTMLFFVLVLLGIFWIIVPLMGSEMRHMGRLLSELVSNSKLAEAAANRLPPDVWQALRDYFNTPEVQNFFRTDSFISMAQDALRKILPGIMGLISGTYSVIMALVVPGVVFMYLIFLLLDFQKVRTVWKEMIPAPYRESVISFVEEFDLAMNRYFRGQVMISGVLCIVFAAGFFIIGLPLGILLGILLGVMSMVPYLQVLGAIPAVIVAAIHALETGQSFWLVLGLTGLVFVAVQIVQDVILVPRIMGKAMGLSPAVMLLSLSVWGKLLGMLGLLIALPMTCLVLAYYRRLVLGAAEPAIPRASAQESQT; from the coding sequence ATGATTCTCGACAAGACTCCGTATTCCTTCGATCGCGTCGTGCGCATGGCCCTGGCCGCAGGACTGCTTTGGGGCGTCATCACGACCCTCGGGTACCTCAGCGACGTGCTCATCCCCTTTGCCGTGGCCCTGCTCCTGGCCTACATCATGAACCCCATGGTGCATCGCACGCAGGGATACGTGAAGAGCAGGGGAGTTGCCATCGGGCTGACCATGCTTTTCTTCGTGCTTGTGCTGCTGGGGATATTCTGGATCATCGTGCCGCTCATGGGCAGTGAGATGAGGCACATGGGCCGGCTTCTTTCCGAACTGGTCAGCAACTCCAAGCTGGCCGAGGCGGCGGCCAATCGCTTGCCGCCCGATGTCTGGCAGGCCTTGCGGGATTATTTCAACACCCCGGAAGTACAGAACTTCTTTCGCACCGACAGTTTCATTTCCATGGCCCAGGACGCGTTGCGCAAGATTCTGCCGGGCATCATGGGACTGATCTCCGGCACCTACAGCGTCATCATGGCCCTGGTCGTGCCAGGCGTGGTGTTCATGTACCTCATCTTCCTGCTCCTGGATTTTCAGAAGGTGCGCACGGTGTGGAAGGAAATGATTCCCGCGCCGTACCGGGAGAGCGTGATCTCCTTCGTGGAGGAGTTCGACTTGGCCATGAACCGGTACTTCCGAGGGCAGGTCATGATTTCGGGCGTGCTCTGCATCGTCTTCGCCGCCGGATTCTTCATCATCGGACTTCCTTTGGGCATCCTGCTGGGCATCCTGCTCGGCGTCATGAGCATGGTTCCCTATCTCCAGGTTCTGGGAGCCATTCCGGCGGTAATCGTCGCGGCCATACACGCCCTGGAGACCGGGCAGTCCTTCTGGCTGGTGCTGGGACTGACCGGTCTGGTCTTCGTGGCGGTGCAAATCGTGCAGGATGTCATCCTGGTGCCTCGCATCATGGGCAAGGCCATGGGGCTGTCTCCGGCCGTGATGCTCCTGTCCCTCTCGGTCTGGGGCAAGCTGCTGGGCATGCTCGGCCTCTTGATCGCACTGCCCATGACCTGTCTGGTGCTGGCCTATTATCGGCGACTGGTGCTGGGAGCGGCCGAACCTGCGATTCCCCGGGCATCCGCACAGGAGAGTCAAACATGA
- a CDS encoding zinc metallopeptidase yields MPYVAWLVILIALIAGPGLWARHVLERYGRDEYFSGTGIDLARILVRDLNLAGVSVETTDLGDHYDPRDKVVRLNPESSGKRSLTAVVVAAHEVGHALQDQSGDGLLRFRTGLVMFGIWAERIGAAAIMIAPLLGAALQVPMVGRLLLVGAVFVLGIPVVVHLVTLPVELDASFNRALPLLKTGKYIPPEDERAARRILTACALTYLAQALASMFNILRWVRLFRR; encoded by the coding sequence ATGCCCTATGTTGCCTGGCTTGTCATCCTGATCGCGCTCATAGCCGGGCCAGGACTATGGGCCAGACATGTGCTGGAGCGCTACGGCCGAGATGAATATTTTTCCGGCACCGGCATCGATCTGGCCAGGATTCTGGTTCGGGATCTGAATCTTGCGGGCGTGAGCGTGGAGACGACGGATCTTGGCGACCACTACGACCCCAGGGACAAGGTTGTGCGCCTCAATCCCGAGAGCAGCGGCAAGCGCTCCCTGACCGCCGTGGTCGTGGCCGCCCACGAGGTGGGGCACGCCCTGCAGGACCAGTCCGGGGACGGACTGCTGCGTTTTCGCACCGGACTGGTCATGTTTGGGATCTGGGCCGAACGCATCGGTGCGGCGGCCATCATGATCGCGCCGCTTTTGGGCGCGGCATTGCAAGTGCCCATGGTCGGCCGCCTGCTGCTGGTCGGCGCGGTATTTGTGCTCGGCATCCCGGTGGTCGTTCATCTCGTGACCCTGCCCGTGGAATTGGACGCGAGCTTCAACCGCGCGCTGCCGCTGCTCAAGACCGGAAAATACATTCCGCCCGAGGACGAAAGGGCGGCCCGCCGGATTCTGACGGCCTGCGCCTTGACATACCTGGCCCAGGCCCTGGCCAGCATGTTCAACATCCTGCGCTGGGTCAGGCTTTTCAGGCGATAG
- a CDS encoding DUF2721 domain-containing protein yields MDITLTTPALLFSTLSLILLAYTNRFLALGSRIRALHDRYQSSHGKSLLAQIESLRLRVNLIRLMQLYGVLSLFLCVLCMFFLFAGLVIMGKFLFGLSLLALLVSLGLSTREIHISTQALNIQLESLSFSQEEDDAR; encoded by the coding sequence ATGGATATCACTCTGACCACTCCGGCCCTGCTTTTTTCGACCCTGTCGCTCATCCTCCTGGCCTATACCAACCGCTTTCTGGCCCTGGGCAGCAGGATCCGGGCGCTGCACGACCGCTATCAGTCCAGCCACGGCAAGTCCCTGTTGGCCCAGATCGAGAGTCTGCGCCTGCGGGTCAACCTGATCCGTCTCATGCAGCTGTATGGGGTTTTGAGCCTTTTTTTGTGTGTTCTCTGCATGTTTTTTCTTTTTGCCGGGCTTGTGATCATGGGCAAGTTCCTTTTTGGACTGAGTCTTCTGGCCCTGTTGGTCTCCCTGGGACTGTCCACGCGCGAGATCCACATTTCCACCCAGGCCCTGAACATCCAACTGGAGAGCCTGAGCTTCTCGCAGGAGGAAGATGATGCACGCTGA
- a CDS encoding SagB/ThcOx family dehydrogenase produces MSMQTMRAFLKDDLRLQLDFSRSDQNLGIAPPPVQKAVRQGQTVVALPGGAVTSFAGRIDLVQALAARKSHRAWRDESLSLEELGFLLWAVQGVRRRGGPASVFRTVPSAGCRHALETYVLVNNCSSLEQGVYRYLPLDHALVLEAVAGADFTARQHEAVLMQTFVTRAPVVLVWATIPYRMEWRYMEAAHRVIALDAGHACQNLYLAVQAVGCGTCAVAAFHQQVLDELLGVDGEDEFALYLAPVGKV; encoded by the coding sequence ATGAGCATGCAAACAATGCGCGCCTTTTTGAAGGACGATCTGCGCCTGCAGCTCGACTTTTCGCGTTCGGACCAGAATCTCGGGATCGCGCCTCCGCCGGTGCAGAAAGCCGTCCGCCAGGGGCAGACGGTTGTTGCCTTGCCGGGGGGTGCGGTCACGTCTTTTGCCGGGCGCATCGATCTGGTCCAGGCCTTGGCCGCGCGCAAGAGCCACCGCGCCTGGCGCGATGAGTCCTTGAGTCTCGAAGAGCTGGGTTTTCTGCTCTGGGCCGTGCAGGGCGTGCGCAGGAGGGGCGGCCCGGCCAGCGTGTTCCGCACAGTGCCTTCGGCCGGGTGCAGGCATGCCCTGGAAACATACGTACTGGTCAACAACTGCAGTTCCCTGGAGCAGGGCGTGTACCGCTACCTGCCCCTTGACCACGCCCTGGTGCTGGAAGCTGTGGCCGGTGCGGACTTCACGGCCCGTCAGCACGAGGCTGTGCTCATGCAGACCTTTGTGACCAGGGCGCCCGTGGTTCTGGTCTGGGCGACCATTCCGTACCGCATGGAATGGCGCTATATGGAGGCCGCCCACCGGGTCATCGCCCTCGACGCCGGGCACGCCTGCCAAAACCTGTATCTGGCGGTGCAGGCCGTGGGCTGCGGCACCTGCGCCGTGGCAGCCTTTCACCAACAGGTGCTGGACGAGCTCTTGGGCGTTGACGGGGAAGACGAGTTCGCCCTGTACCTGGCTCCCGTGGGCAAGGTCTGA
- the panC gene encoding pantoate--beta-alanine ligase yields the protein MSRAQDPRSMQELGLEWRRQGLCVGLVPTMGYWHEGHLSLMRWAREHCDRLVASIFVNPTQFGPGEDLENYPSDIERDSALAAECGVDVLFTPRKDQMYLPDHGTWVTVPELTKNLCGRSRPVHFQGVATVVCKLFNLVQPTFAAFGEKDWQQLAMIRKMTRELDIPVRIEGRPIVREADGLAMSSRNVYLTPEERAVAPHIQKGLCLLERMIRAGEDDCAVLRQGIMEYYAAQIPTGVLDYLELVDPERIETVDHVRTDVLAAVALRIGKARLIDNKRINLEK from the coding sequence ATGTCCCGCGCCCAAGACCCCAGGTCCATGCAGGAATTGGGTCTTGAGTGGCGCAGGCAGGGGCTTTGCGTCGGCTTGGTGCCGACCATGGGCTATTGGCACGAGGGCCATCTGAGCCTGATGCGCTGGGCGCGTGAACATTGCGACCGGCTGGTGGCCTCCATCTTCGTCAATCCGACCCAGTTCGGTCCGGGTGAGGATCTGGAAAACTACCCCTCCGACATCGAGCGCGATTCCGCCCTGGCCGCCGAGTGCGGCGTCGACGTGCTCTTCACGCCCCGCAAGGATCAGATGTACCTTCCGGACCACGGCACCTGGGTCACTGTTCCGGAGTTGACGAAAAATCTCTGCGGACGTTCGCGTCCGGTTCATTTTCAGGGCGTGGCCACGGTGGTCTGCAAACTTTTCAATCTTGTGCAGCCGACCTTTGCCGCCTTCGGCGAGAAGGACTGGCAGCAGTTGGCTATGATCCGCAAGATGACGCGTGAACTGGACATTCCGGTGCGCATCGAGGGCAGGCCCATCGTGCGCGAGGCCGATGGGCTGGCCATGAGCTCGCGCAATGTTTATCTGACTCCAGAGGAAAGGGCCGTGGCCCCGCATATCCAGAAGGGGCTTTGTCTGCTTGAGCGCATGATCCGGGCCGGAGAGGACGATTGCGCCGTGCTGCGCCAGGGGATCATGGAGTATTACGCTGCGCAGATTCCTACAGGAGTGCTTGATTATCTTGAACTGGTCGACCCCGAGCGTATCGAGACCGTGGATCATGTCCGCACTGATGTTCTGGCCGCCGTGGCCCTGCGAATCGGCAAGGCGCGGCTCATTGACAACAAACGAATCAACTTAGAGAAATAA
- the panD gene encoding aspartate 1-decarboxylase has translation MSLRTFLQAKLHRATITGAEVDYEGSVAICPDLIRAAGFYLNERVDIYNVDNGERLSTYVILGQKGEICLNGAAAHKGSRGQRVIIASYVQLTPEEIPGHQPTVVLVGPDNEITRS, from the coding sequence ATGTCTTTACGTACCTTTTTGCAGGCTAAACTGCACCGTGCCACCATCACCGGGGCCGAGGTCGACTACGAGGGCTCCGTGGCCATCTGTCCCGACCTCATCCGTGCCGCCGGTTTTTATCTGAACGAGCGCGTCGATATCTATAATGTGGACAATGGGGAGCGACTCTCCACCTACGTCATCCTCGGCCAGAAGGGCGAGATCTGCCTGAATGGGGCCGCCGCGCACAAGGGCAGCCGCGGCCAGAGGGTCATAATCGCCTCCTATGTGCAACTGACCCCCGAAGAGATTCCCGGCCATCAGCCCACCGTGGTCCTGGTCGGACCGGACAACGAAATCACCCGATCCTAG